A stretch of Castanea sativa cultivar Marrone di Chiusa Pesio chromosome 2, ASM4071231v1 DNA encodes these proteins:
- the LOC142623416 gene encoding uncharacterized protein LOC142623416, with product MPTTIKKKKKSSGSGESSDGVLVNEPTMGEKLATLNLTTDSKQQQQQEPSLVAATQPQPQPQPPSADSVQVLLRQALRADDRVLLLDCLYNRDEKVIAKSVSLLSPADVLKLLQSLISIIQSRGAILACALPWLKSLLLQHASGIMSQESSLVALNSLYQLIESRVSTFESAIQLSSCLDILYTGVVDDDIEENATTVPVIYEDEDESDEEKSEDAMETDQDSNDEEASIAFDGVSDIEGSDGLSD from the exons ATGCCGACGacaatcaagaagaagaagaaaa GTAGTGGAAGTGGAGAGTCTTCCGATGGAGTTTTGGTTAACGAGCCAACGATGGGAGAGAAGCTCGCAACTCTGAATCTTACTACGGATTCcaagcagcagcagcagcaagaGCCTTCTCTGGTTGCAGCGACACAGCCTCAGCCTCAGCCTCAGCCTCCAAGTGCAGACTCAGTTCAGGTGCTGCTTAGACAGGCTTTACGCGCCGATGATCGTGTGCTCTTGTTAGATTGCTTGTACAACCGAGACGAGAAG GTTATTGCGAAGTCAGTTTCGTTGTTGAGTCCGGCTGATGTGCTCAAGCTTTTGCAGTCTCTGATATCAATTATTCAGTCGAG GGGTGCAATTTTGGCATGTGCACTTCCATGGCTAAAAAGTCTACTTCTTCAACATGCAAGTGGAATAATGTCCCAGGAATCTTCTTTAGTTGCCCTGAATTCTTTATATCAG CTCATCGAGTCTAGAGTCTCAACTTTTGAATCAGCTATTCAACTATCGAGTTGCTTGGACATCCTTTACACAGGG GTTGTGGATGATGACATAGAGGAGAATGCTACTACAGTGCCAGTAAtttatgaggatgaggatgaaaGTGATGAAGAGAAATCTGAAGATGCCATGGAAACTGATCAAGATAGCAATGATGAGGAAGCATCAATAGCATTTGATGGTGTTAGTGACATTGAAGGAAGTGATGGCTTGAGTGATTAA